One genomic segment of Rubripirellula amarantea includes these proteins:
- a CDS encoding ammonia-forming cytochrome c nitrite reductase subunit c552, translating to MTQQNKSGFGWLALLTALVALATIGVVSLLVNIFERKQEARTPFVKVVEVSEVSTDPEPWGLNFPQQYEDYLKTVDDDYTDYGGNHALPPSKLEEHPWLKRLFAGYAFSIEYREARGHAHMLSDQEVTKRVTEVQQAGACLHCHASIIPTYRRIGMETLGQEVNEASLSASYNQEAVLAGFKAVSQKTYEEVHAELEKTPDGVVKSEAGDPHLGDAHPVSCIDCHDPDTMAIRVTRPGFILGIDKLAKSDDPVPHLPSIQAWRDKGAKGNYDPNVHATRQELRSFVCGQCHVEYYCANKMTLTFPWGNGLKMEDLEKEWNETTFPDAEDGTAGGEFYDYVHKETGTKVYKAQHPEFELWSQGIHARSGVSCSDCHMPYEKVGATKVSSHWVRSPMLNINKACQTCHHIAEQEIKDRVDLIQDRTRSLIDRAAAGVTDMFDAIIAAQEAGATEEQLAPIRELQRKAMWRLDFIASENSKGFHASQEAARILAESVDYARQAIAECYKLGANPKPVQDEPALTQN from the coding sequence ATGACTCAACAAAACAAAAGCGGATTCGGTTGGCTGGCCTTGCTCACTGCGCTGGTGGCTCTGGCGACCATTGGCGTCGTTTCCTTGTTGGTGAACATCTTTGAACGAAAGCAAGAAGCTCGAACGCCGTTCGTCAAAGTGGTGGAAGTTAGTGAGGTTAGCACGGATCCAGAACCGTGGGGCCTCAACTTTCCTCAGCAATACGAAGACTATTTGAAGACGGTCGACGACGACTATACCGACTACGGTGGAAACCACGCGTTGCCACCGAGTAAGTTAGAAGAACACCCTTGGCTGAAGCGTTTGTTCGCCGGCTATGCGTTTAGCATCGAATACCGCGAAGCTCGCGGTCACGCTCACATGTTGTCCGACCAGGAAGTCACCAAACGTGTGACCGAGGTGCAACAGGCCGGCGCTTGCTTGCACTGTCATGCTTCAATCATTCCAACGTACCGTCGAATTGGGATGGAAACACTCGGTCAAGAGGTCAATGAAGCATCACTGTCCGCTTCGTACAACCAGGAAGCCGTCTTGGCTGGTTTCAAAGCCGTCAGTCAAAAGACCTACGAAGAAGTGCACGCGGAACTAGAAAAGACACCCGATGGAGTCGTTAAGAGTGAAGCGGGCGATCCGCATCTAGGTGACGCGCACCCGGTTTCTTGCATTGATTGTCACGATCCGGACACGATGGCAATCCGCGTCACGCGTCCCGGTTTCATTCTCGGCATCGATAAGCTTGCCAAAAGCGACGATCCGGTTCCCCACTTGCCTAGCATCCAGGCCTGGCGCGATAAGGGAGCCAAGGGCAACTATGACCCGAACGTGCATGCAACTCGTCAGGAACTGCGGTCGTTCGTGTGTGGTCAATGTCACGTTGAATACTACTGTGCCAACAAAATGACGCTGACGTTCCCGTGGGGCAACGGATTGAAAATGGAGGACCTCGAAAAGGAATGGAATGAAACGACGTTCCCCGACGCGGAAGATGGCACGGCCGGTGGCGAATTCTACGACTACGTCCACAAAGAAACGGGCACTAAAGTTTACAAGGCGCAGCACCCTGAGTTCGAATTATGGAGCCAGGGCATTCATGCTCGCAGTGGTGTGAGTTGCAGTGATTGTCACATGCCTTACGAGAAGGTGGGCGCGACGAAGGTCAGTAGCCACTGGGTTCGCAGCCCCATGCTCAATATCAACAAAGCATGCCAAACCTGTCACCATATCGCCGAGCAAGAAATCAAGGACCGCGTGGACTTGATCCAAGATCGCACGCGATCACTGATCGACCGCGCTGCCGCTGGAGTGACAGACATGTTCGATGCCATCATTGCCGCGCAAGAAGCCGGGGCAACCGAAGAACAGCTTGCTCCCATTCGCGAACTGCAGCGCAAGGCTATGTGGCGATTGGACTTCATCGCTAGCGAGAACAGTAAAGGGTTTCACGCCAGTCAAGAAGCGGCCCGCATCTTGGCCGAATCGGTGGACTACGCCAGACAAGCGATCGCCGAGTGCTACAAGCTTGGGGCGAACCCGAAACCGGTTCAGGATGAACCGGCGCTGACTCAGAACTAG
- a CDS encoding c-type heme family protein gives MFRNHPRWAAMATLLIVAGTFTFASEPKQEPTIKPVIAAPATAKEARDRSKLLHETIRGTLQVVHRDYFDEDDAFAIPSRSLEDVFYELSRNYQVQVKWLIIDTDVLNTDHLPENDFEKRAVESLAKGEPWIEQFSDTEFRYAGAIILRSQCLKCHVKRRNSNEDRTAGLVITMPIAAAGN, from the coding sequence ATGTTTCGAAACCACCCTCGCTGGGCTGCGATGGCGACTCTTTTGATCGTCGCCGGAACGTTCACTTTCGCTAGCGAGCCTAAGCAAGAACCAACCATTAAACCCGTTATCGCTGCGCCGGCCACCGCCAAAGAAGCTCGCGATCGTTCAAAGTTGTTGCATGAAACGATACGAGGAACGTTGCAAGTCGTTCATCGAGACTATTTCGATGAAGACGACGCGTTCGCAATTCCGTCCCGTTCGCTCGAAGACGTGTTCTATGAACTGTCCCGAAACTACCAAGTTCAGGTGAAGTGGTTGATCATCGACACAGACGTGCTGAACACCGACCATTTGCCTGAGAATGATTTCGAAAAACGCGCGGTCGAATCGTTGGCGAAAGGCGAACCGTGGATCGAGCAGTTCAGTGATACCGAGTTCCGTTACGCAGGTGCAATCATCCTGCGTTCCCAGTGTCTGAAGTGTCACGTCAAGCGGCGCAACAGCAACGAAGACCGGACGGCCGGACTTGTGATTACCATGCCAATCGCTGCTGCTGGTAATTGA
- a CDS encoding RrF2 family transcriptional regulator, with protein sequence MLSKTAEYALRAVACMGSQPGIPASADFLAEQTKVPRRYLTRVLQDLAAAGLVQSRPGPGGGYELSHPTHKLTILDVVNTVAPIERIRSCPLGLSTHTKLCPLHAELDKAYAATEKAFASVSIKDLVESASPIIPLCESV encoded by the coding sequence ATGCTTTCCAAGACCGCTGAATACGCTCTTCGCGCCGTCGCCTGCATGGGCAGCCAGCCAGGGATCCCCGCATCGGCGGATTTCTTAGCCGAGCAAACCAAGGTGCCAAGACGTTACCTGACGCGGGTTTTGCAAGACTTGGCTGCCGCTGGACTTGTGCAGTCGCGTCCCGGTCCAGGCGGCGGTTACGAACTAAGCCACCCTACCCACAAGCTGACAATCTTGGACGTGGTCAACACCGTTGCTCCTATTGAACGAATTCGCTCGTGTCCGTTGGGCCTTAGCACGCACACCAAACTCTGTCCTCTGCATGCTGAACTGGACAAAGCATACGCCGCGACGGAAAAGGCGTTCGCGAGTGTGAGCATCAAGGACTTGGTCGAATCGGCTAGTCCCATCATTCCACTTTGCGAAAGCGTTTGA
- a CDS encoding serine/threonine-protein kinase codes for MERNDELDVGAIVKTAEQLPEDARKRFLELLPVSLRTSVIERLGVPTMADALVDEDNQSKVASSSPATVSDTNATLQRDSHESLRASDLDIQEMPTQVVPPGHVPPRGTVEVGESSSAHGSHDFHDQPNRSSTQNHAKKDSPNDSSSDSPQSTVQLVRRHARGAIGEVYVAYDEQLSREVALKRIRRELPPSVRRVKRFLREAVITAKLQHPGIVPIYNLGNDGVSAHYTMPLVSGSTLSRLINHTHQELGPRPTRALWMSKIRPLLTHFIAVCNAIDYAHSQNVLHRDLKPSNIIVGSQGQTLVLDWGCAKDISEIESDDGPDSEDDPKGTSASADITVAGSVMGTIEFMSPEQASGDNERVGTASDIYGLGATLLNLLTGDVAFAKDSDFRKTLDLVKQGKFRRVDELSSRVPKPLVAICHRAMSLQPKDRYASAGDLGRDIDAFLAGEKVSAYKDSLMDRSIRFVNRHQTAVATLLGTILVGFASLLLVAFMINRQRGALAVKNRQLDFVNDQLETSAAVERALKLEGEYREQQINRQLYNTEMLLASEASSEPGGIGRMRELIDHWRLDTSDDLRGWEWNYLDSMGRREQWKLDLNATVRRILFTRNHPSARIFDAGQSQIITVDMEGQSVVGLERLASDVTMIDYNDDQSLLAMGYRDGRVVVVNTNDSKEKPVEFGGLESAVTDLRWNVGGDYLAACDTDGELIVWQWYKRDQEGWGSGVLNQPGKRLLTWSYDGKVLSWTTGNEIRSLTIDSSEEKTVVKDDWIVDPSWSHEGKYLAYIGPENSVVVTDVASNATHRFFGHQLFIESLRWHPTRNYLLSASADGSVRIWNPDTQKQVKRLLGHSGSVYSAAWNRDGRSVVSGGLPEDSLRVWDVSSLGNEAFDRELQDHPATAWHPDDDQLAVAEHSDIVLQSRLGEIRRIRNADENAQPIFGLSIHPNGSQIACVSGKGRIWTMDVETGDIIKVYDNGSQSNQFPEITEKGVAWSPDGTYLAGVGAGGKLRVWELSSGDDVSKDLDANGKILVVAWSPKSESSQSLLAYAGTDNRVFVFDPQNRDHRTKLSQPGWKTSLAWSGDGAMIAVDDRRSINVWDLASETLVAKCDGPSAMILAISWNSAHDRIAALSEDGQVSLWNANTWKYCAKFDLHNRAPYSINWSPDGDRLVSTARHGRIVFQEVTSPSTAGKPSAGSPTAGNTTGASLSAKVQPIVQRADVAASN; via the coding sequence ATGGAACGTAATGACGAACTCGACGTTGGAGCGATCGTCAAAACCGCTGAACAGCTTCCTGAGGATGCACGTAAGCGGTTTCTAGAACTGTTGCCCGTGAGTTTGCGCACAAGCGTGATCGAGCGACTGGGCGTTCCGACGATGGCGGATGCTCTCGTTGATGAGGACAACCAATCGAAGGTCGCGTCAAGTTCCCCGGCCACCGTGTCTGATACGAATGCCACGTTGCAACGAGATTCGCACGAATCGTTACGGGCATCGGATCTCGATATCCAGGAAATGCCTACTCAGGTCGTTCCGCCGGGGCATGTGCCGCCGCGAGGCACGGTGGAGGTAGGCGAAAGTTCATCGGCACATGGAAGCCATGACTTTCATGACCAACCTAATAGGTCATCGACCCAGAATCACGCCAAGAAGGATTCGCCAAACGATTCTTCAAGCGACTCGCCTCAGTCGACCGTTCAACTTGTCCGCCGTCATGCGCGAGGTGCTATCGGCGAAGTGTACGTCGCCTACGACGAGCAATTGTCTCGCGAAGTTGCTCTCAAGCGAATTCGTCGCGAACTGCCACCGAGCGTTCGACGGGTGAAACGTTTCCTTCGCGAAGCGGTGATCACCGCTAAGTTGCAGCATCCAGGAATCGTGCCGATTTACAACCTGGGTAACGACGGCGTGTCGGCTCACTACACCATGCCGTTGGTGTCGGGGTCTACTCTTTCTCGCTTGATCAATCATACGCACCAGGAACTCGGGCCGCGCCCCACGCGAGCGCTTTGGATGTCAAAGATTCGTCCGCTGTTGACCCACTTTATCGCCGTCTGTAACGCGATCGACTACGCTCACAGTCAGAACGTCCTGCATCGCGACTTGAAGCCATCCAACATCATCGTTGGTTCTCAGGGGCAAACGCTGGTGCTTGATTGGGGCTGCGCCAAAGACATTAGCGAGATCGAGTCTGATGATGGTCCCGATTCGGAAGACGACCCCAAGGGCACATCCGCTTCAGCCGACATTACGGTTGCCGGCAGCGTCATGGGAACGATCGAGTTCATGAGTCCTGAACAAGCATCAGGTGACAATGAACGTGTTGGCACGGCCAGTGACATCTATGGCCTGGGTGCAACGTTGCTGAATTTGTTGACGGGTGATGTGGCGTTCGCCAAGGACTCAGATTTTCGAAAGACGCTTGATCTGGTCAAGCAAGGAAAGTTCCGCCGTGTTGATGAACTCAGTTCTCGAGTTCCCAAACCGTTAGTGGCAATCTGCCACCGTGCCATGTCGCTGCAGCCGAAAGATCGTTACGCGTCGGCGGGTGACTTAGGACGCGATATTGATGCGTTTCTCGCAGGCGAAAAAGTGTCGGCGTACAAGGATTCTTTGATGGATCGGAGCATCCGCTTCGTCAATCGACATCAAACCGCCGTAGCAACATTGTTGGGAACAATCCTGGTCGGCTTCGCATCGTTGCTGTTGGTCGCCTTTATGATTAACCGACAACGGGGCGCGCTAGCGGTAAAGAACAGACAACTTGATTTTGTTAACGATCAATTGGAAACCTCTGCGGCGGTGGAGCGAGCGTTAAAGCTCGAAGGCGAATACCGCGAGCAGCAGATTAATCGCCAGCTCTACAACACCGAAATGTTGCTGGCGAGCGAAGCGTCATCGGAACCAGGCGGAATCGGACGCATGCGTGAACTGATCGATCATTGGCGTCTCGATACGAGCGATGATCTGCGTGGTTGGGAATGGAACTATTTGGACTCGATGGGACGCCGCGAGCAGTGGAAATTGGATCTTAATGCAACGGTTAGACGCATTCTTTTCACTCGCAATCACCCGAGCGCGAGAATTTTCGACGCTGGCCAATCTCAAATCATAACGGTTGATATGGAAGGGCAGAGTGTTGTTGGGTTGGAACGACTTGCCAGCGACGTGACGATGATCGACTACAACGACGACCAATCTCTGCTTGCAATGGGGTATCGGGATGGACGTGTCGTGGTGGTCAATACGAATGATTCTAAAGAGAAGCCAGTTGAATTCGGTGGACTCGAATCGGCGGTCACCGACTTGCGATGGAATGTGGGGGGCGATTATTTGGCGGCCTGCGACACGGACGGCGAGTTGATTGTTTGGCAATGGTACAAACGTGACCAAGAAGGTTGGGGCAGCGGGGTCTTAAACCAACCGGGAAAGCGTTTGCTGACGTGGTCGTACGACGGAAAGGTTTTGTCGTGGACCACGGGTAATGAGATTCGAAGCTTAACGATCGATAGCAGCGAAGAAAAAACCGTTGTGAAGGATGATTGGATTGTCGATCCTAGTTGGAGTCACGAAGGGAAATACCTTGCTTACATTGGGCCAGAAAACTCGGTCGTGGTGACGGATGTGGCTTCCAATGCGACTCATCGTTTTTTTGGTCATCAGCTATTCATCGAGTCGCTGCGATGGCATCCAACACGAAACTATTTGCTTAGTGCTAGTGCCGATGGTTCGGTGCGAATCTGGAACCCTGATACTCAAAAGCAAGTCAAGCGACTGCTGGGGCATAGCGGCAGTGTGTACTCGGCGGCTTGGAACCGCGATGGCAGAAGCGTGGTTTCGGGCGGACTGCCTGAAGACTCGTTACGGGTGTGGGATGTTTCGAGCCTAGGTAACGAGGCCTTTGATCGTGAACTGCAAGACCATCCCGCAACGGCTTGGCATCCTGATGATGACCAACTCGCGGTTGCCGAACATAGCGATATTGTTTTGCAAAGCCGACTAGGCGAAATCAGGCGCATTCGCAACGCTGACGAAAACGCACAACCTATCTTCGGGTTAAGTATCCATCCCAACGGTTCGCAGATCGCTTGCGTTTCTGGGAAGGGACGGATCTGGACCATGGATGTCGAGACCGGGGACATTATCAAGGTTTACGATAATGGCAGCCAATCGAATCAGTTTCCCGAAATCACAGAGAAGGGAGTCGCTTGGTCGCCCGACGGCACTTACCTAGCGGGTGTTGGGGCCGGAGGGAAGCTAAGAGTTTGGGAGTTATCCAGCGGCGATGACGTCTCGAAAGACTTAGATGCCAATGGCAAAATTCTTGTCGTGGCTTGGTCACCCAAGTCAGAATCGAGTCAATCGTTGTTGGCCTATGCTGGAACCGACAACCGTGTCTTTGTGTTTGATCCCCAGAACCGCGATCATCGAACGAAGTTGTCACAGCCGGGTTGGAAGACTTCACTCGCTTGGTCGGGCGACGGGGCGATGATAGCCGTCGACGATCGCCGCAGCATCAATGTTTGGGACCTTGCATCCGAAACGCTTGTGGCAAAATGCGATGGACCTAGTGCGATGATTCTGGCGATTTCCTGGAACAGTGCTCACGATCGAATTGCGGCACTGTCCGAAGACGGCCAAGTCAGCCTTTGGAACGCTAACACCTGGAAGTACTGCGCCAAATTTGATTTACACAACCGTGCTCCCTATTCAATCAACTGGAGTCCGGACGGCGACCGGCTGGTCTCCACCGCTCGGCATGGACGCATCGTCTTTCAGGAAGTTACGTCACCATCTACTGCGGGTAAACCTAGTGCTGGTAGCCCAACGGCGGGCAACACAACTGGCGCTTCGTTGAGTGCGAAGGTGCAGCCGATCGTCCAACGAGCCGACGTTGCAGCATCAAACTAG
- a CDS encoding response regulator, whose protein sequence is MENAPCCLKPKSYLQLAAMHPEQANLEKPIRCVMLVDDDSTDNFLHTRLLNRSGIVDEILVFEDAEAALDYLRAPVKQVDLICLDINMPRMTGLEFVNEFEGFWDPSQKKPLIVILTTSVEPSAIELTKKVPRLVAAEPKPLRLQLIETISKKYFRSDEIV, encoded by the coding sequence GTGGAAAACGCTCCGTGCTGTCTCAAGCCAAAGTCCTATCTGCAACTAGCTGCCATGCATCCCGAGCAAGCGAATTTAGAAAAGCCCATTCGCTGTGTCATGCTCGTTGACGACGACAGCACGGACAACTTTCTTCACACCCGGTTGCTTAACCGGTCTGGCATCGTCGACGAAATCCTCGTTTTCGAGGACGCCGAAGCAGCGCTCGATTACCTGCGTGCACCGGTCAAACAGGTCGATCTGATTTGCCTTGACATCAATATGCCACGCATGACCGGCCTGGAATTCGTAAACGAATTCGAGGGCTTCTGGGACCCAAGCCAGAAAAAACCGTTGATCGTGATCCTGACAACGTCCGTCGAGCCAAGTGCTATTGAGCTGACGAAGAAAGTGCCCCGGCTAGTTGCAGCCGAGCCCAAACCGCTGAGGTTGCAGTTGATCGAAACTATCTCGAAGAAGTACTTTCGGTCCGATGAAATCGTCTAG
- a CDS encoding CHASE domain-containing protein, producing the protein MTDTRRQTISAIRQRLEKAGSLQWFHWLVIGLSLGLTFLAWRYAVAQQDNKVQLQFDREAEQVVSLVVDRMSTYEEALWAGVAFVSSTDSDVDSQKWSEYATNLKLKERYPGVNGIGLIEVLNRDDQDAFIDRERKDRPDFRIHPEHDGDELWPIVAIAPVEGNEEAVGLDMAHEQNRIRAARKARDTGTAQVTGPITLVQDSAQTPGFLFFVPYYRQEIDQVPTGSLVLDGLVYAPFVVRELMKGVLEKDRRRVGIRISDQDESLFDENVPTEPDFDPDPLLRKRKSVELYGRTWDFDIWSTKSFRASVSRRQSTWILLAGLLIDSLLLVLFYSVSSSARISLGLADAMTEELESFSLAATVNRVGIFDYDLKSDQMTWNDAAYELFGRDQNSFELGYQAVLSCIHPEDRQSVDERFKKAISEDEVFYSEPRVILPSGEVRHLLSRAVVFRDAQGTANRVLGANIDNTQTIEANRQLDVTQRMQKAIQDAAGVSMIVTNVSGTILSVNRTVEVMLGYSQGELENVQSLELLHETSEIQSRAAELSEAHGRPVDSGFEAIIGNPTHSEVEQREWTYVRKDGSQFPALVTVTALRDAGGMTTGYLAVAADISERKKADLAIRKSNEQLARSNEELAQFAYVASHDLQEPLRKVTSFCELLVEDCEDQISDDGKTYLGYITDGANRMRTLIQDLLAYSKIESGSDRIEQVNLNQVIDVALSDLSTAIEESGAVVSVDDMPLIDADPAQMTQLFQNLIGNAIKYRTEASPRVRVGCEMSKDQWLFKVDDNGIGIEPRFREQVFGIFKRLHGQDAYRGTGIGLSICKRIVERSGGRIWIEDSPEGGTRFCFVLGDLSSTQA; encoded by the coding sequence ATGACTGACACGCGACGCCAGACAATCAGTGCCATCCGTCAGCGACTCGAGAAAGCGGGTTCACTGCAATGGTTCCATTGGCTAGTCATCGGACTGTCGCTCGGCCTTACGTTCCTCGCTTGGCGTTACGCCGTTGCTCAGCAAGACAACAAGGTTCAACTTCAATTTGATCGTGAAGCTGAACAAGTCGTTTCGCTCGTTGTCGATCGAATGTCCACGTACGAAGAGGCTCTTTGGGCGGGAGTGGCATTTGTTTCTTCGACTGATAGCGACGTCGATTCGCAAAAGTGGAGCGAGTACGCAACCAATCTAAAACTGAAGGAACGCTATCCGGGAGTCAACGGAATTGGTTTGATTGAGGTTCTAAACAGAGACGATCAAGACGCGTTCATAGATCGGGAACGGAAGGATCGGCCAGACTTTCGTATTCACCCAGAACATGACGGAGACGAGCTTTGGCCCATCGTCGCGATTGCACCAGTGGAAGGAAATGAGGAGGCGGTCGGGCTCGACATGGCCCATGAACAAAACCGCATCCGCGCCGCGCGTAAAGCGCGGGATACTGGTACGGCTCAGGTCACCGGTCCTATCACTCTCGTTCAAGACTCGGCTCAAACTCCCGGGTTCCTGTTTTTCGTGCCTTACTATCGTCAGGAAATCGACCAGGTCCCCACAGGATCCTTGGTGCTCGATGGTTTGGTCTACGCACCGTTTGTTGTGCGTGAGTTGATGAAGGGAGTGCTGGAAAAGGATCGCAGACGAGTGGGGATCCGCATTTCGGATCAGGACGAGAGCCTGTTTGACGAGAACGTACCCACCGAACCTGATTTCGATCCCGACCCGTTACTACGCAAACGCAAGAGCGTTGAACTTTACGGGCGAACTTGGGATTTTGACATTTGGTCCACGAAGTCGTTTCGCGCGTCGGTCAGTCGTCGTCAGTCCACTTGGATCTTGTTGGCTGGATTGCTGATTGATTCGTTGCTGTTGGTCCTTTTCTACTCGGTATCGAGCAGCGCGCGGATATCGTTGGGTCTCGCGGACGCGATGACGGAGGAACTGGAAAGCTTCAGCCTTGCCGCTACGGTAAATCGCGTTGGAATCTTTGACTATGACCTCAAGTCCGACCAAATGACCTGGAACGACGCTGCCTATGAACTCTTTGGCAGAGATCAAAATTCGTTTGAGCTAGGCTATCAGGCGGTGCTTAGTTGCATTCATCCTGAGGATCGTCAGTCAGTCGACGAGCGTTTCAAGAAAGCGATCAGCGAAGACGAAGTTTTCTATTCCGAACCCCGGGTGATACTGCCCAGCGGTGAAGTTCGCCACCTTTTATCTCGCGCGGTCGTCTTCCGAGACGCTCAAGGTACTGCGAATCGCGTGCTTGGTGCTAACATCGACAACACGCAAACCATCGAAGCCAATCGGCAACTCGACGTTACCCAAAGAATGCAAAAAGCGATTCAGGATGCGGCGGGTGTTTCGATGATCGTGACCAACGTTTCAGGGACGATTCTTTCAGTCAATCGCACGGTGGAGGTCATGCTAGGTTATTCGCAGGGTGAACTGGAGAACGTGCAATCACTGGAACTCTTGCATGAAACGTCCGAGATTCAATCCCGTGCTGCCGAGTTGTCTGAAGCCCATGGAAGACCGGTTGATAGCGGTTTTGAAGCAATCATAGGCAATCCTACGCATAGTGAAGTCGAGCAGCGAGAGTGGACCTACGTTCGCAAAGATGGCTCCCAATTCCCTGCCTTGGTGACGGTCACGGCCTTGCGAGACGCCGGCGGAATGACCACTGGATATCTAGCTGTTGCAGCGGACATTTCTGAGCGAAAGAAGGCTGATCTAGCGATTCGCAAGTCGAACGAACAATTGGCACGCAGCAATGAAGAACTTGCGCAGTTCGCATACGTTGCGTCTCATGATTTGCAGGAGCCGCTTCGCAAGGTAACCTCGTTCTGCGAACTTCTGGTAGAAGACTGCGAGGATCAGATCAGTGACGATGGCAAAACGTACTTGGGTTACATCACCGACGGTGCGAATCGGATGCGGACGTTGATTCAGGATCTGTTGGCTTATTCAAAGATCGAAAGTGGAAGCGATCGAATCGAGCAAGTGAACTTGAATCAAGTGATCGACGTTGCATTGAGTGACCTTTCAACGGCGATCGAGGAATCTGGTGCTGTCGTTTCCGTGGACGACATGCCATTGATTGACGCGGATCCAGCCCAGATGACGCAGCTCTTTCAGAATCTAATCGGCAATGCCATCAAGTATCGAACGGAAGCTAGCCCAAGAGTGCGAGTTGGTTGCGAGATGTCAAAGGATCAGTGGCTCTTCAAAGTGGACGATAACGGAATCGGCATAGAGCCACGATTTCGGGAACAAGTGTTTGGCATTTTCAAACGATTGCACGGGCAAGACGCATATCGAGGAACAGGAATCGGACTTTCCATCTGCAAACGCATCGTTGAACGCAGTGGAGGTAGAATCTGGATCGAAGATTCACCCGAAGGAGGCACACGTTTTTGCTTTGTGCTTGGCGATCTGAGCTCAACACAAGCATGA
- the msrA gene encoding peptide-methionine (S)-S-oxide reductase MsrA: MTEQAVLAGGCFWGMEDLFRKQPGVVSTRVGYCGGDVPNATYRNHGTHAEAIEVIFDPDATSFRKILEFFFQIHDPTTPNRQGNDRGTSYRSAIYFTNPDQQRIAKETIDDVDASGIWPGKVVTEVEPLRDFWEAEPEHQDYLLRNPGGYTCHFARPNWVLPSKAEASEQPQSSK, from the coding sequence ATGACTGAGCAAGCCGTTTTGGCGGGAGGATGTTTTTGGGGCATGGAAGATTTGTTCCGTAAGCAACCCGGAGTCGTTTCCACTCGTGTGGGTTACTGCGGTGGTGATGTGCCCAATGCGACCTATCGCAATCACGGTACTCACGCCGAAGCGATTGAAGTGATATTCGATCCCGACGCGACGAGTTTCCGTAAGATCCTGGAATTCTTTTTTCAGATTCATGATCCCACGACACCAAATCGCCAAGGCAATGACCGTGGGACTTCGTACCGTTCAGCTATCTACTTCACCAACCCGGATCAGCAGCGAATCGCGAAAGAAACGATCGATGATGTCGATGCGTCAGGGATTTGGCCTGGGAAAGTTGTCACGGAAGTTGAACCGTTACGTGACTTTTGGGAAGCGGAACCCGAACACCAGGATTATTTGTTGAGGAATCCTGGTGGCTACACGTGCCATTTCGCTAGACCCAATTGGGTATTGCCGTCAAAGGCCGAGGCGTCTGAACAGCCTCAATCTTCTAAGTGA
- a CDS encoding dioxygenase family protein, with protein MNTDPRLDFNRGRFPDRRQFLNRLGGVSLALSVPAFFERPGLFADELMRTPRQTEGPFYPVDLPLDTDNDLLIVNDAITPAVGEIVHLSGRVLDTSGAPVRNALVEIWQVDNQGVYLHKGSNDFEKLDRNFQSFGRFLTGSTGEYYFRTIKPVPYPGRTPHIHFAVKKNGKKILTTQCYIKGYEGNERDGIWNRVPQGVARDSVTIGFTPIPDSTIGELAANFRIVLGSTPEG; from the coding sequence ATGAACACCGATCCTCGACTTGATTTCAACCGCGGCCGTTTTCCCGATCGTCGTCAGTTCTTGAATCGACTAGGTGGAGTTTCGCTTGCGTTAAGCGTGCCTGCCTTTTTTGAACGACCAGGTTTGTTTGCCGACGAGTTGATGCGAACGCCGCGTCAAACCGAAGGCCCGTTTTATCCTGTTGATCTTCCGCTCGACACGGACAACGATTTGCTTATTGTGAACGACGCAATCACACCGGCCGTCGGCGAGATTGTGCATCTTTCGGGGCGCGTCCTGGACACCTCCGGTGCACCCGTCCGCAACGCATTGGTCGAAATTTGGCAGGTGGACAACCAAGGCGTGTACCTTCACAAGGGCAGCAACGACTTTGAAAAGCTTGATCGCAACTTCCAAAGCTTTGGCCGTTTCCTGACCGGTTCCACGGGTGAGTACTACTTCCGCACGATCAAGCCGGTTCCCTATCCCGGTCGCACTCCACACATTCACTTTGCCGTGAAGAAGAATGGCAAAAAGATCTTGACGACGCAGTGCTACATCAAAGGCTATGAGGGCAACGAGCGCGACGGGATCTGGAACCGTGTCCCGCAAGGTGTTGCTCGCGATTCAGTCACCATTGGGTTCACCCCCATTCCAGATTCGACCATTGGGGAACTCGCCGCGAACTTCCGAATTGTGCTTGGATCAACCCCGGAAGGCTGA